One region of Corvus hawaiiensis isolate bCorHaw1 chromosome 12, bCorHaw1.pri.cur, whole genome shotgun sequence genomic DNA includes:
- the LOC125332343 gene encoding predicted GPI-anchored protein 58, whose product MPEPAPQAAPAPAVPPAPPAAPPPEAGDAAPSRETAQPAAKPGTALPRENAEAAAAAERRAEAAAPGAPAENGPAAAPGASAERRPETAAPSAPGERETAAEAATAPNAAAVRETSAAPTAAPGAAVVPESAAASVPARSELAETASRKETAVQTAAQPAAVCLFWLWRT is encoded by the coding sequence ATGCCCGAGCCCGCGCCGCAAGCGGCGCCAGCGCCGGCCgtgccgcccgcgccgcccgcggcccccccgccaGAAGCGGGAGACGCAGCTCCGAGCCGAGAAACGGCGCAGCCGGCGGCGAAACCGGGAACAGCGCTGCCGCGGGAAAAcgcggaagcggcggcggctgctgagCGGCGGGCAGAagcggcggcgccgggagcgccCGCAGAGAACGGACCGGCAGCGGCGCCGGGCGCGTCCGCAGAGCGCCGGCCAGAGACGGCGGCGCCGAGCGCGCCCGGGGAGCGCGAAACAGCGGCGGAAGCGGCAACCGCGCCGAACGCGGCTGCTGTGCGGGAGACGAGCGCGGCGCCGACCGCGGCGCCGGGCGCAGCCGTAGTTCCAGAGtcggctgcagcttcagtaccgGCTCGGTCGGAACTGGCCGAGACGGCCTCCCGTAAAGAGACTGCTGTACAAACTGCcgcgcagccagctgcagtctgtctgttctggctctggcgAACCTAG